The Rhodothermales bacterium DNA window TGACGCGTCGACAGAGGGTGTATGAGGGCGTGTCGCTGGCTTGCTTTCCGTACTTCGATTGCCGCAAAATCCACCCCAGGGGCTCGGCGCCGCCGACTCATCATTACCCGTAGCAGCCCCGCATGTCAGTCGGGCGGTTCGGTCCAATATGTCCTCCGCCACGTGGATCAGGAGCGTATCTTCTGCGCACGCCATTTTGACGACCACCAGATTGACTCTCGCAGCAGCAGCGCATGATCGGCACGACTATATCGCATTACCGGATCATCGAGCAGCTCGGTCAGGGCGGCATGGGCATCGTCTACAAGGCGGAGGATACGCGACTCCACCGTCTCGTTGCGCTGAAGTTCTTGCCGCCTCAGATGAGCGGCAACGAGGATGCAAAACAGCGCTTCATGCAAGAGGCGCGCGCGGCTTCGGCACTCGACCACGCGAACATCTGCTCGATATTCGACATCGGCGAGGCGCCCGTGCCTGGCTCGGATGCGACGCAGCTCTTTATCGTCATGGCGTTCTATGATGGTCAGACGCTAAAGTACCGGCTCCAGGAAGGGGCGCTACCGGTCACGGAGTGCTTGGACATCGGATCTCAACTTGCGAGTGGTCTCCAGCGGGCGCACGCGGCGGGCATCGTTCATCGAGACATGAAGCCCGCCAACATCATGGTCACGGATCACGGCGAGGTCAAGATTCTCGACTTCGGAGTAGCCAAGCTCGCGGGCGGACTGGAGTTGACGCAGACGGGCTCTACACTTGGAACGGCAGCCTACATGAGCCCCGAGCAGGCTCGCAACGAATCGGTGGATCATCGTACGGATCTGTGGTCGCTCGGAATTATTCTGTACGAGATGATGACCGGTCGGCGGCCGTTTGAGGGCGACTACGACGCAGCGATTGCGTACGCCATCCTGAACGAAGCCCATCCGCCGATTGAGACGCTCCGCGCTGAGGTGCCGCACGAAGTCGCAGCGGTCGTGGATGAACTCTTGCAGAAAGATCCGGCCAACCGGTATCAGTCTGCCGCAGAGCTTTCGGCTGCGCTGGAAGACGTTCGAGCTTCCTCCGCAGGTCCGCCGGGCAAAACCACCAGGCGCGTAAAGCGGAGCGGCTGGACAAAGACGCAGCTGTTCTCCGCTGCAGCGGCGCTGACGGTCGTGATGCTGGTCGCTATCGTTGGACTCTTCCTCAATTACTCCGGGGGCGTCGATGGTCAGCCGGCGCCCGCGACGAGCAGCGGCACGGATCAGGCCCGTGCAATCGCCGTCCTTCCATTTACGGATCTGAGTCCGGGCCGTGACCACGAATACATCGGCGATGGCATAGCCGAAGAGCTGATGTACGGACTCAGTAAGCTCAAGGATCTCAGGGTTGCCGCGCGATCCAGCACGTTCTACTTCAAGGATAAGAACGAGGACATCAGTACTATTGCAGAGCAACTCAGTGTCGACCTGGTCCTGGAGGGAAGCGTACGTCGCGACGGGGATAATCTGCGCGTGACGGCAGAGCTGGTAAATGCGGCCGACGGGTTCCAATTGTGGAGTGAGCGATATGACCGCAGAATCGACGACGTCTTCGCCGTGCAGGAAGACATCACACGCTCCATTGTTGGTGCACTCCAGATCGAATTGACGGGGGCTGAGTCATCTCGTCTAAGTCAGCACGGCACCGAAAACCTGGCCGCCTACACGCTCTATCTGCAGGGGAGGCAGCAGTGGGATTCGCGCACGGAAGAGGGACTGGGTAGATCCGTCGAACTCTTTCAGCAGGCCATCGAGCTCGACCCCGACTATGCCCGAGCATATGCCGGACTCGCCGATGCATTGACGATTTCTGCGGACTGGGGACATCTCCCCGCCCTTGATGCCTTTGAGCGTGGACGGGAGGCGGCAGAAACGGCGGTCCGCATCGACCCCGATCTTGCCGAGGGATACGTTGCCCTGGCGATGATTCACGGTCAGTTCGATCGGAGGCTGGAGTCCGCGAAATCACTCTTTGAAAAAGCTCTCTCCCTGGATCCGGACTACGCCACCGGGCACCAGTGGTTTGCAGAGATGCTTCAGGCCCTCGGCGAGTACGATGCCTCGGAGGTCCACCTGCAGCGTGCCCTGGAGGTAGATCCGCTGTCCCCCATCATAAATGCGAGCCAGGCCATTCCGTACGTATCGTCTCGGGATTTCGAGGAGGCTCTCCGATGGTCCAAGCGGTCGCTCGAGGTCTTTCCGGACTTCGATATGGGCCGACTCCATCTTTCTATGTCTTACTTCGGGATGGGAGACCGGCGCCTGGCACTTGAGGCAGCAGAGAAGTGTCAATTGATCGATTGTCTTGGACTGTCCGCCATGATCCTGGCCCTGGAGGGTAATGAGGCGGATGCTCGCGCAATTCTCCTCCGCATCGAAGGGATCAATGGTGGCAGCATAAGCCCGATCGTGGAAGCCTGGGCCCACATCGGTCTCGGTGAGTATGACGCGGCAGCCGAATTGCTGGACGAAGCTGCGGGCCTCGGGAACTCATATCTGAACTACTTTGCCTGGTCGATCTACGATCCCATCCGCGAGGACCCGCGATTCCGAGACCTGCTTACACAGCTCGGCTATCCGTAATCCTCCAGTCATCTGGTGGCCACGCCCACATCCACCGCACAGCGCAATGCGCGAGTATCCAACTAGTAGTGCTTCAGCGCGAAGACTCCCGCCAACGCCACAGCAAGAACGCCGACCGCGATGATCACCCACGACATGTCGAGTTCACCGCCGCTGCTCGTCTCAGTATAGAACAACACCAGTCCTCCAAGAAGTGCCATGAGTCCCACGGGTATCGTGAGCCTGGACAGCGCATTCACATTCGGACGACTCCCTGACTTGCTGGCGAGTGCCACCAGATCCTGGTAGAACGGCTTCCGATCCTCAAACCAGTCCTTCCTGAGCCCCTCACTCAACACGGTACGGGCGTCCTCGGATATATCCCGGCGATCACTCTCGGTGAGCCTGACAAGCATCGTGTGCGCCTGCTGGGCATCGCGCTTGCATTCATAACCGGCGAGCAGCTTCAGGGCCGCCGCCAGCTCCTTATGGTCGTCGTTGGGTGTCGCCCGATTGTGGATTACGGGTACGAACATGAGAATCACCCTCAGTCAGTCGTCATGCTTCCGTGCTGCGGTCTGTATGCCGGCAAGGTAGGAGTTATGTCGCCATTCCTCTGCGATGCAATCCCCTACGTTTCCCCGTGGCTCCAGTGACAAAGCGAAATGTGCGAAACTGTACATCCGCCGCCTCGTACCGGTGTTGACGCATCTCAATCTCACAAACCCTTCCGATTCAATGCGCCTCACGCTCACTATCGTTCTGCTTTGCACGGTACAGGTAGTCCTGTCTCAGCCTTCTCTTCCGGAGTCGCCTGTTCGATACGATACGGACCTTCTGGCCCCATCGTTTCACCAGGGCCGCAGGGCCGCATTGTCCAGCGCCATTCCCGCTGGCACCGTGGGCGTCATTTTTGGTGGAGCGGAGCGCAACCGGGAAAACGATGTCTCCTTCGAATATCGCCAGTCGAGCGACCTCTACTACCTGACGGGCACAACGGAGCCGGGTAGTGTTCTGCTGCTGGCGTCGGGAGGTATCGAAGTCGACGGTGAGGCGGTTACGGAACTTTTGATGGTACCGCCCCGGAATCCGATGATGGAGTCGGTTATCGGTCGTCGATTCGGCGTCGAGCGCGCGCAGGTCGAGCTAGGCATCCAACTCGTTGTCGGTAACGATCGTTTCGAAGAGATCGTTGGCGGGCTGGCCGAGCGGAAGGACATTCGCTTCGCGCATCTTGCGTTGCCCGAAGGTGTCGAGGAGACCTCCGAACTGGGCGCACAGGTCGGGTTCTTCAGGCAGATCGCGAACCCCTTTACGATGGAAACAACGGGGCGCATGGCGCGCATGGCGGGGCAGTACATGATGATGGCAGATGCGGATCAGTTCGATCGGCTGAAAATGTTTGCGGCATCCCGACTTCAGGCCGACAACTTCGAGGGCACGTCGCGCGATATGTTCGACGCCCTTGTCGCGGCGGAGACATATGACGACTGGATCACATGGAGGCGGGAGAATATCGATTCGCAGTATGCTGACGGGATGACGCTGCAGACTGCGCTGGCACAGCTCAGAATGGTGAAGACCGACGAGGAGATCACCCTCATGCAGCGCGCAATTGACATTACGGCCGCTGCGCAGCGCGAAGCGATGAAGTCTATCGAGCCCGGCATGCATGAGTATGAGATCGAGGCTCTCATTGAATATGTCTTTCGGAGAAATGGTGCCGAGTACACGGGCTTTCCGAGTATCGTAGGCAGCGGGGAGAATTCGACGGTACTCCACTACGAGAGCAACCGGCGACGAATGGAGGCGCACGACGTCGTCGTAATGGACATCGGTGCGGAGTACCACGGCTACAGCGCGGACATCACGCGCACCGTTCCCGTCGATGGAACGTTCTCTTCGGAACAGAGGTCGCTCTATGAACTCGTACTTCGCGCCCAGAACGCGGGCATCGAGGTATCCCGGCCCGGCAACATGTTCAACGATCCGGATGCCGCGGCGCGTGCGGTAATCTCCGACGGGCTGGTGGAGTTAGGCCTGATCGGAAGCGCGGAGGAGTCGAGGCGCTTCTTTGTTCACGGGACCAGCCACTATCTGGGCCTCTACGTCCACGACGTCGGCGACTATGGTCCACTGCGACCGGGCACGGTGATCACCGTCGAACCCGGCATCTACATTACGCCCGCAGACGATGTCGATCCGAAGTGGTGGAACATCGGAATCCGGATTGAGGATGACGTGCTTATCACGGAAGGCGATCCTGTCGTGCTGTCCGCGAAGGCACCGAAAACGGTGAGTGAGATCGAAACCCTGATGGCTGCGAAAGGCCTGGGCAATGAAGAAGCCGGACTCGTAGACGTGAATGGAGTGGAGCACGACTAGCGTCGAACTCGAGCACTTCCGCGGGTCAACGCTCGTTCCTAGACCGCCATGTGCTCGGTTCGTCGGATGATCTCGTTCTGCAGGTCCTCACCCAGGTCGACGAAGTAGTCGCTGTATCCGGCGACGCGGACGATGAGGTCCGAGTACTTCTCCGGATGCTGCTGTGCCTCGCGAAGGATACCGGCCGTCACGACGTTGAACTGGATGTGATGCCCGTCCATCGTGAAGTACGATCGCACCAGGTGCATGAGCTTCTCCACGCCGCTCGGGTCGCTGAGGAATTCAGGCGTAAACTTCTGATTCAACAAAGTGCCACCCGTCCTCAGATGATCGATCTTGGCGGCAGATTTCAGCACCGCCGTGGGGCCGCTGCGGTCCGCACCCTGAACGGGCGAGACTCCTTCCGATAGCGGTTCACCTGCCAGTCTTCCGTCCGGTGTCGCTCCCACTACGCTGCCGAAATACACGTGGCTGGTGGTCGGAAGAAGATTGATGCGATGATGCCCGCCTTTTGTATTCGGCCGGCCGTCGACTGCATCGAAGAACGCCTCAAAGACAAGCTTCATGACGTCATCCGCATCATCATCGTCGTTTCCATATCGCGGTGTTTCTTCCAGAAGTGAGGCCCGAAGGTCTTCAAATCCGGAGAAGTTGGACGCGAGCGCTCCAAGCAAGGTCTCCATCCTTGTTGATTTGCGATCGAAGACG harbors:
- a CDS encoding protein kinase; the encoded protein is MIGTTISHYRIIEQLGQGGMGIVYKAEDTRLHRLVALKFLPPQMSGNEDAKQRFMQEARAASALDHANICSIFDIGEAPVPGSDATQLFIVMAFYDGQTLKYRLQEGALPVTECLDIGSQLASGLQRAHAAGIVHRDMKPANIMVTDHGEVKILDFGVAKLAGGLELTQTGSTLGTAAYMSPEQARNESVDHRTDLWSLGIILYEMMTGRRPFEGDYDAAIAYAILNEAHPPIETLRAEVPHEVAAVVDELLQKDPANRYQSAAELSAALEDVRASSAGPPGKTTRRVKRSGWTKTQLFSAAAALTVVMLVAIVGLFLNYSGGVDGQPAPATSSGTDQARAIAVLPFTDLSPGRDHEYIGDGIAEELMYGLSKLKDLRVAARSSTFYFKDKNEDISTIAEQLSVDLVLEGSVRRDGDNLRVTAELVNAADGFQLWSERYDRRIDDVFAVQEDITRSIVGALQIELTGAESSRLSQHGTENLAAYTLYLQGRQQWDSRTEEGLGRSVELFQQAIELDPDYARAYAGLADALTISADWGHLPALDAFERGREAAETAVRIDPDLAEGYVALAMIHGQFDRRLESAKSLFEKALSLDPDYATGHQWFAEMLQALGEYDASEVHLQRALEVDPLSPIINASQAIPYVSSRDFEEALRWSKRSLEVFPDFDMGRLHLSMSYFGMGDRRLALEAAEKCQLIDCLGLSAMILALEGNEADARAILLRIEGINGGSISPIVEAWAHIGLGEYDAAAELLDEAAGLGNSYLNYFAWSIYDPIREDPRFRDLLTQLGYP
- a CDS encoding M24 family metallopeptidase, producing the protein MRLTLTIVLLCTVQVVLSQPSLPESPVRYDTDLLAPSFHQGRRAALSSAIPAGTVGVIFGGAERNRENDVSFEYRQSSDLYYLTGTTEPGSVLLLASGGIEVDGEAVTELLMVPPRNPMMESVIGRRFGVERAQVELGIQLVVGNDRFEEIVGGLAERKDIRFAHLALPEGVEETSELGAQVGFFRQIANPFTMETTGRMARMAGQYMMMADADQFDRLKMFAASRLQADNFEGTSRDMFDALVAAETYDDWITWRRENIDSQYADGMTLQTALAQLRMVKTDEEITLMQRAIDITAAAQREAMKSIEPGMHEYEIEALIEYVFRRNGAEYTGFPSIVGSGENSTVLHYESNRRRMEAHDVVVMDIGAEYHGYSADITRTVPVDGTFSSEQRSLYELVLRAQNAGIEVSRPGNMFNDPDAAARAVISDGLVELGLIGSAEESRRFFVHGTSHYLGLYVHDVGDYGPLRPGTVITVEPGIYITPADDVDPKWWNIGIRIEDDVLITEGDPVVLSAKAPKTVSEIETLMAAKGLGNEEAGLVDVNGVEHD